The following proteins are encoded in a genomic region of Macadamia integrifolia cultivar HAES 741 unplaced genomic scaffold, SCU_Mint_v3 scaffold2907, whole genome shotgun sequence:
- the LOC122067441 gene encoding LOB domain-containing protein 41-like, with protein sequence MRMSCNGCRVLRKGCSENCSIRPCLQWIKNPESQANATVFLAKFYGRAGLMNLINAGPEHLRPAIFRSLLYEACGRIVNPIYGSVGLLWSGSWQLCQTAVEAVLKGEPVIQISSEAAINPSPPMKVSDIRHVSKDENSAASQELHKVKNRRFKRSSVKPKAKLGLAAEFISEPVVTDHENIFNRASSNDHESTGSHQTELNVERDGDSRETESMFSVETVEPSLVSQAVKSSDESEVELELTLGFEPVHRTGTSPVGPNMRRGDMNGYSGDRCKMELSLENLA encoded by the exons atgaggatgagCTGTAATGGATGTAGAGTCCTCCGGAAAGGTTGCAGCGAGAATTGCAGCATCAGACCTTGCTTGCAGTGGATCAAAAACCCTGAATCCCAAGCCAATGCCACTGTCTTCCTTGCCAAGTTCTATGGCCGTGCTGGGCTCATGAACCTCATTAATGCCGGCCCTGAACACCTCCGTCCTG CGATATTCAGGTCTCTTCTCTACGAAGCTTGTGGGAGGATAGTGAATCCAATTTATGGTTCAGTTGGGTTACTCTGGTCTGGAAGCTGGCAGCTCTGCCAAACCGCAGTTGAAGCGGTTCTGAAAGGCGAACCGGTTATTCAAATCTCCTCTGAAGCAGCGATAAACCCAAGCCCTCCCATGAAAGTGTCCGATATACGGCACGTCTCCAAGGATGAGAACTCTGCTGCTTCTCAAGAACTTCACAAGGTCAAGAACCGGAGGTTCAAACGTTCTTCAGTCAAGCCGAAGGCCAAACTCGGTCTGGCCGCCGAGTTTATATCCGAACCGGTCGTTACCGACCATGAAAATATCTTCAACCGTGCGTCCAGCAATGATCACGAGTCGACTGGGAGTCATCAGACGGAGTTGAATGTGGAAAGAGACGGAGACAGCAGAGAGACAGAGAGTATGTTCTCCGTTGAGACGGTGGAGCCGTCGCTTGTGAGCCAAGCCGTTAAATCCTCCGATGAGAGCGAGGTTGAATTGGAACTTACCCTCGGCTTCGAGCCTGTTCACCGCACTGGTACTAGCCCAGTGGGCCCCAATATGAGACGTGGTGATATGAATGGTTACAGTGGTGACAGATGTAAGATGGAGCTGAGCCTTGAAAATCTGGCATGA